A single Camarhynchus parvulus chromosome 5, STF_HiC, whole genome shotgun sequence DNA region contains:
- the PTDSS2 gene encoding phosphatidylserine synthase 2, whose product MRRGERRAHGGNVGKAALEEQQPPPPPPAQPNGGAPGAERDGAGLRRSTESEVYDDGTNTFFWRAHTLTVLFILTCALGYVTLLEETPQDTAYNTKRGIVASILVFLCFGVTQAKDGPFSRPHPAYWRFWLCVSVVYELFLIFILFQTVQDGRQFMKYIDPHLGVPLPERDYGGNCLIYDPGNGTDPFHNIWDKLDGFVPAHFFGWYLKTLMIRDWWMCMIISVMFEFLEYSLEHQLPNFSECWWDHWIMDVILCNGLGIYCGMKTLSWLSLKTYKWQGLWNIPTYKGKMKRIVFQFTPYSWVKFEWKPASSLRRWLAVCGIIFVFLLAELNTFYLKFVLWMPPEHYLVLLRLVFFVNVGGVAMREIYDFMDDPKFHKKLGQQAWLVAAITATEFLIVVKYDPYTLTLSLPFYITQCWILGIILVLTWTAWRFFIRDITLRYKEIRRQKQEHKQEHRHEKDKCLSNGDGHSALLDEPNGSKLRERKL is encoded by the exons ATGAGGCGCGGCGAGCGGCGGGCGCACGGCGGGAACGTGGGCAAGGCCGcgctggaggagcagcagccgccgccgccgccccccgcgcaGCCCAACGGCGGCGCCCCCGGGGCCGAGCGGGACGGCGCCGGGCTCCGCCGCAGCACCGAGTCCGAGGTGTACGACGACGGCACCAACACGTTCTTCTG GAGAGCTCATACCCTGACAGTCCTGTTCATCCTCACGTGTGCACTGGGCTACGTTACCCTGCTGGAAGAGACTCCCCAGGACACAGCCTACAACACAAAGAG AGGAATCGTCGccagtattttggttttcttgtgttttggggtgacaCAAGCTAAAGATGGACCATTCTCAAGACCTCACCCAG CTTACTGGAGGTTTTGGCTGTGTGTCAGCGTGGTCTATGAGctcttcctcatcttcatcctcttcCAG ACGGTGCAGGACGGGAGGCAGTTCATGAAGTACATCGACCCCCACCTGGGGGTTCCTCTGCCTGAGAGAGACTACGGGGGCAACTGCCTCATTTATGACCCTGGCAATGGAACTGATCCCTTCCACAACATCTGG GACAAGCTGGATGGATTTGTTCCTGCTCACTTTTTTGGGTGGTACCTGAAG acTCTGATGATTCGGGACTGGTGGATGTGCATGATCATCAGTGTCATGTTTGAGTTCCTGGAGTACAGCCTGGAGCACCAGCTCCCAAACTTCAGTGAATGCTGGTGGGATCAC TGGATAATGGATGTGATCTTATGTAACGGGTTAGGAATTTACTGTGGGATGAAGACCCTGTCCTGGCTTTCCTTGAAAACCTACAAGTGGCAAGGGCTCTGGAACATTCCAACCTACAA agGCAAGATGAAGAGGATTGTGTTCCAGTTCACCCCCTACAGCTGGGTGAAGTTCGAGTGGAAGCCAGCCTCCAGCCTGCGCAGGTGGCTCGCCGTCTGTGGCATCATCTTCGTG TTTTTATTGGCAGAGCTGAATACATTTTACCTGAAGTTTGTGCTGTGGATGCCCCCTGAACACTACCTGGTGCTGCTACGCCTGGTGTTTTTTGTCAACGTGGGAGGAGTGGCCATGAGGGAGATCTACGACTTCATGGACGACCC GAAGTTCCACAAGAAGCTGGGCCAGCAGGCCTGGCTGGTTGCTGCTATTACTGCCACGGAGTTCCTGATTGTGGTCAAGTACGACCCCTACACGCTcaccctctccctgcccttctACATCACCCAGTGCTGGATCCTGGGGATTATCctggtgctcacctggacagcCTGGCGCTTCTTCATCCG GGACATCACCCTGCGGTACAAGGAGATCCGGCGGCAGAAGCAGGAGCAcaagcaggagcacaggcacGAGAAGGACAAATGCCTGAGCAACGGGGATGGACACTCAGCCTTGCTG